One Glycine soja cultivar W05 chromosome 2, ASM419377v2, whole genome shotgun sequence genomic region harbors:
- the LOC114394430 gene encoding uncharacterized protein LOC114394430: MSGPRLRSMNVGDSEAARPVFGPAGNKTGPLSSRKPASKPLRKAEKLYNEAKEKKSYEVSTVVASPQSYSASVLRRHEQLLHCNLSLNASCSSDASTDSFHSRASTGRLTRSNSLGCTRKRSVSKPRSVASDGVLESPPHGSQSKKRCAWITPNTEPCYATFHDKEWGVPVHDDKKLFELLVLSSALSELTWPAILSKRHILGEVFADFDPVAISKFNEKKIMAPGSTASSLLSDLKLRAIIENARQISKVIEEFGSFDKYIWSFVNHKPIISRFRYPRQVPVKTPKADVISKDLVRRGFRGVGPTVIYSFMQVVGLTNDHLISCFRFQDCMAVAEGKEENAVKDDAQQKEGDHVESDLSIAIDNLSLSSE; this comes from the exons atGTCAGGTCCCAGATTGAGGTCTATGAATGTTGGTGACTCAGAGGCTGCAAGGCCTGTGTTTGGACCAGCTGGGAACAAGACGGGGCCATTGAGTTCTCGGAAACCAGCTTCAAAGCCACTGAGGAAAGCTGAGAAATTGTACAACGAGgccaaagagaagaagtcctatgAAGTGTCTACGGTTGTTGCTTCTCCTCAGTCATATTCTGCGAGTGTTCTGCGCCGGCACGAGCAGTTGCTGCATTGTAATTTGTCTCTCAATGCTTCGTGTTCGTCTGATGCATCCACTGACTCGTTTCATAGCCGGGCTTCTACCGGAAGATTGACTCGGTCTAATAGCTTGGGGTGTACAAGGAAGCGCTCTGTGTCAAAGCCTAGAAGTGTTGCTTCTGATGGTGTGTTGGAATCTCCTCCTCATGGCTCACAATCCAAGAAGAGGTGTGCTTGGATCACTCCCAATACTG AACCATGTTATGCTACCTTCCATGACAAAGAATGGGGAGTTCCAGTACACGATGACAA GAAACTATTTGAGCTTCTTGTTCTTTCTAGTGCACTGTCTGAACTCACTTGGCCAGCTATTCTAAGCAAGAGGCACATTTTAGG GGAAGTTTTTGCGGACTTTGATCCAGTTGCTATCTCAAAATTTAATGAGAAAAAGATAATGGCACCGGGATCCACTGCAAGCTCCTTACTTTCTGACCTTAAATTGCGTGCTATAATCGAGAATGCACGTCAAATATCAAAG GTCATAGAAGAGTTTGGGTCATTTGACAAGTATATTTGGAGTTTTGTGAACCATAAGCCTATAATTAGCAGATTCCGATATCCTCGACAGGTTCCTGTAAAAACACCAAAAGCTGATGTTATTAGCAAAGACCTGGTGAGAAGAGGTTTCCGAGGCGTGGGCCCTACAGTCATATACTCCTTCATGCAGGTTGTGGGGTTAACAAATGACCACCTCATCAGTTGCTTCAGATTCCAAGATTGTATGGCTGTTGCAGAAGGGAAGGAAGAGAATGCCGTCAAGGATGATGCTCAACAAAAGGAGGGTGATCATGTGGAGTCTGATCTGTCCATTGCCATCGACAATTTGAGTTTATCCTCAGAGTGA
- the LOC114394439 gene encoding leucine aminopeptidase 1-like, whose protein sequence is MAAIATIFVSIIPTSPSPFLTRLTSRLHFAAFPLRSPTRKLMSHTLARATLGLTHPSNIETPKISFGAKDVDVTEWKGDILAVGVTEKDLARDANSKFENVILSKIDSKLGGLLAEASSEEDFSGKVGQSTVLRITGLGSKRVGLIGLGQSPSTPAPFKSLGEAIVAAAKSSQASSVAVALASSEGLSAQSKLSTAYAIASGAVLGLFEDNRYKSEAKKSTLRSIDFIGLGTGPELEKKLKYAGDVSSGIIFGRELVNSPANVLTPGVLAEEAAKIASTYSDVFTAKILNSEQCAELKMGSYLGVAAASANPPHFIHLCYKPLSGPVNVKLALVGKGLTFDSGGYNIKTGPGCSIELMKFDMGGSAAVLGTAKALGQIKPLGVEVHFIVAACENMISGTGMRPGDIVTASNGKTIEVNNTDAEGRLTLADALVYACNQGVEKIIDLATLTGACVVALGPSIAGVFTPCDDLAKEVFEASDVSGEKLWRLPLEESYWETMKSGVADMLNTGGRQGGAIVAALFLKQFVDEKVQWMHIDMAGPVWNDKKRSATGFGIATLVEWVLKNASNAN, encoded by the exons ATGGCAGCCATTGCTACCATTTTCGTTTCTATCATACCCACTTCGCCTTCTCCGTTTCTCACTAGACTCACATCGCGCCTCCATTTCGCTGCATTCCCTCTGCGTTCTCCAACGAGGAAACTCATGTCGCACACTCTTGCACGTGCCACTCTTGGTCTCACACACCCTTCTAATATCGAAACCCCCAAG ATCTCTTTTGGTGCTAAGGATGTTGATGTGACGGAATGGAAAGGGGACATTCTGGCAGTGGGTGTTACGGAAAAAGATTTGGCTAGAGATGCAAACTCGAAGTTTGAGAATGTGATTTTGAGCAAGATTGACTCAAAGTTGGGTGGTTTATTAGCTGAAGCCTCTTCTGAAGAGGATTTCTCTGGCAAAGTTGGTCAGTCAACTGTTCTTAGAATTACAGGACTTGGATCAAAAAGGGTTGGATTGATTGGTCTTGGTCAGTCACCTTCCACTCCTGCACCTTTTAAGAGTCTTGGCGAGGCCATTGTGGCGGCTGCCAAGTCTTCTCAAGCAAGCAGTGTTGCTGTTGCTCTTGCCTCTTCTGAAGGACTCTCCGCACAATCAAAGCTTAGCACTGCTTATGCAATTGCTTCTG GGGCTGTGCTGGGATTATTTGAAGATAATAGATACAAATCAGAAGCAAAGAAATCAACACTAAGGTCCATTGACTTTATTGGTCTTGGGACAGGACCTGAACTGGAGAAGAAACTGAAGTACGCAGGAGATGTTTCTTCCGGAATTATCTTTGGAAGGGAGCTTGTAAATTCTCCTGCTAATGTGCTCACACCAG GGGTGTTGGCAGAAGAGGCAGCTAAGATTGCTTCCACCTACAGTGATGTTTTCACtgctaaaatattaaattctgaGCAATGTGCAGAATTGAAAATGGGGTCCTATCTGGGTGTTGCTGCAGCCTCGGCTAATCCTCCTCATTTTATCCATCTATGTTACAAACCTCTGAGTGGACCTGTCAATGTCAAGTTGGCATTAGTTGGAAAAGGTTTGACTTTTGACAG TGGTGGCTACAACATCAAGACTGGACCTGGCTGTTCAATTGAGCTCATGAAATTTGATATGGGTGGTTCAGCAGCAGTTTTAGGAACAGCAAAAGCTCTCGGTCAAATCAAACCTCTTGGGGTGGAG GTTCATTTTATAGTTGCAGCTTGTGAGAATATGATAAGTGGAACAGGTATGAGGCCTGGAGATATTGTCACAGCTTCAAATGGAAAGACTATAGAG GTTAACAACACTGATGCTGAAGGTAGACTTACCCTGGCAGATGCTCTGGTATATGCTTGTAACCAAGGTGTTGAAAAG ATTATTGACTTGGCAACCTTGACTGGGGCTTGTGTTGTTGCTCTTGGACCCTCAATTGCTG GTGTGTTTACACCCTGTGATGACCTAGCAAAGGAAGTTTTTGAAGCTTCTGATGTGAGTGGGGAGAAACTATGGCGGCTGCCATTAGAGGAAAGTTACTGGGAAACAATGAAATCAGGAGTTGCTGATATGTTGAACACTGGTGGTCGACAAGGTGGTGCTATTGTTGCTGCTCTCTTCCTGAAACAG TTTGTTGATGAAAAGGTTCAATGGATGCACATTGACATGGCTGGTCCTGTGTGGAATGACAAGAAGCGCTCAGCAACAGGATTTGGCATTGCTACTTTAGTGGAATGggttttgaaaaatgcttcaaATGCCAACTGA